The Pelodiscus sinensis isolate JC-2024 chromosome 13, ASM4963464v1, whole genome shotgun sequence genome includes a region encoding these proteins:
- the NKAP gene encoding NF-kappa-B-activating protein gives MAPVSRSRSPPGSPGPRRKGGSSSSASPSPPRTLRPHRPASPEKRGRRSRSRERNGSKHRRSRSWSRSRERTPGGPRSSSAHHGHHHHGGGKQWPDYYEKEKEEILRQRRLNERERIGELGAPEVWGLSPKVPDPDSDEHTPAEDEEAKSKRSSSSDSSSEEEKKKKKKKEKKRKRSKRKHRKHSGDSDSESESELNSSDEEEKKKTKKKKKKHRKKKSKKKKSKRSRKKSSDSSSEDSDEALQGDDLWIERSKSTDADNLIGPEAPKMHASQDDRPLNYGHALLPGEGAAMAEYVKAGKRIPRRGEIGLTSEEIASFECSGYVMSGSRHRRMEAVRLRKENQIYSADEKRALASFNQEERRKRENKILASFREMVYRKTKGKEDK, from the exons ATGGCGCCTGTGTCCCGGTCTCGAAGCCCTCCAGGATCTCCAGGCCCCCGGCGGAAGGGCGGCAGCAGCTCCTCGGCGAGTCCCTCGCCCCCGAGAACACTCCGGCCCCACCGGCCTGCGTCCCCCGAGAAGCGGGGCAGGAGGTCGCGGTCCCGGGAGCGCAACGGCTCGAAGCATCGGCGGAGCCGCAGCTGGTCCCGCTCCCGGGAGCGCACGCCGGGCGGGCCGCGCTCCTCCTCCGCTCACCACGGGCACCATCACCACGGCGGCGGCAAGCAGTGGCCGGACTACTAtgagaaggagaaggaagagatCCTGCGGCAGAG GAGACTGAATGAAAGAGAGAGGATTGGAGAACTGGGAGCACCTGAAGTCTGGGGACTGTCACCAAAGGTTCCTGACCCAGA TTCTGATGAGCATACCCCAGCAGAAGATGAGGAAGCAAAATCTAAGAGGAGCAGCTCTTCAGATTCCAGTTCAGAAG aagagaaaaaaaagaagaaaaaaaaggaaaagaaaagaaagaggtcTAAAAGAAAACACAGGAAGCATTCTGGGGACAGTGACAGCGAATCTGAGTCTGAACTAAACTCCAGTG atgaggaagagaaaaagaaaaccaagaagaagaaaaagaaacataGAAA AAAGAAGTCTAAAAAAAAGAAGAGTAAGAGGAGTAGGAAGAAATCCAGTGATTCAAGTAGTGAAGATTCTGATGAAGCGCTTCAAGGGGATGATCTCTGGATTGAGAGATCAA AAAGTACAGACGCTGATAATTTAATTGGACCAGAAGCTCCAAAAATGCATGCATCTCAAGATGATAGGCCTTTGAA ctatggTCATGCTTTGCTGCCTGGTGAAGGTGCAGCTATGGCAGAGTACGTAAAGGCTGGAAAACGTATCCCTCGAAGAGGTGAAATTGGCTTGACCAGTGAAGAGATTGCATCATTCGAGTGCTCTGGTTATGTAATGAGTGGTAGcag GCATCGCCGAATGGAAGCTGTGCGTCTGCGTAAAGAGAACCAGATCTACAGTGCAGATGAGAAGAGAGCTCTGGCATCTTTCAACCAGGAGGAGAGACGGAAGCGAGAGAACAAGATCCTGGCTAGCTTCCGAGAAATGGTCTACAGAAAGACTAAGGGCAAAGAAGACAAATGA